The Malus domestica chromosome 17, GDT2T_hap1 genome contains the following window.
TTTCAAAACTAAAAATGTCTGTACCCGCCCAGCCTCGCCCCGTTACAGTTTAAAACGGGTAGGGTTAGGTTCCTTCAAAATTGGGCTCGGCCCAGCCCGTGCCCATGCCTAGATCCTAATcctcaaatttattttgtagtaggacaatattgtaattttcttttttttaacaaacgatattatctatactaaggggagGGAATGAGCTATCTACACTAACGGGGAGGGGATGAACTAAGCCTCACAGTgggttagtaataatgtggtttaaattcgcttttgacgagaatcgaacctaagacctctcacttacaagtgaatagAAATAttactaaaccgtagtactgacCGGCGATAATATTGTAATTATCAGTGAAATTCCATTTATCTGTCCTACTCACATATAAAAGTCGCCCCAAACCGTTAAAATTTGCATCACTCACTCCCCCAAACCACCAAAGAAACAGAGCATTTCATTTGCTTCTCCACATACAACTCCGAACCCGAAATCAACCGAAACAATGGGGAAGAAGGCGGTGATAATCGTTACTGCGACGGCAGTGTGCGCCGCGGCAGCGGTTCTGGTGGTGCGCCACCGCATGCGGAGCTCGGGACGGTGGGCCCGTGCATCGGCGATCATCAAGGAGCTCGAGGAGAAGTGTGGGACCCCCACTGGGAAGCTGAGGCAGGTGGCTGACGCCATGGCTGTCGAGATGCATGCCGGCCTCGCCTCCGAAGGTGGCAGCAAGCTCAAGATGATCATTAGCTACGTCGACAATCTCCCTACTGGGTACGTAGCTATTGAATAAATCAATCAATTGACTCTTTTGATTTCCTGACGTGCATATATGTGTATTGTAGATTCTGGATCGACTGGTACCGCTTGATCTGTTTTGGGACTGATTGATGTggggtgtttttgtttttgtttatattgattTGGGTCTCCATCGTTGGATTCAAAGTCCATTTCTTGATATCTTTGGATGTGTATATTTTTTGGGGTAACCTCTAAAGTTTTAATCTTTATAAATGGATTGAAAATTTCGGTTGAATACTCACAGTTGCGAAAAGGGTCGATCAAAATTTATCCAAATTGTAGGaattttgtattgtattttGCAGGTTGATCTCTTCCTGATCAATCTTGGTGTATAATTTGATGAGTGAATTGTACATTGTGTTTGTTTCATATTACTTGAACAGTTGTGTTACGATGAAATTTTCTGCTCTCAGATGTTGAAGTCTCCttttaatatgtatatatatgtattttctaTTTCAGGAATGAGAAAGGGTTGTTTTATGCATTGGATCTCGGAGGAACAAACTTCCGTGTACTGAGGGTGCAATTGGGAGGAAAGGGTCGTGGAATTATTAGCCAAGAATTTACTGAGGTCTCAATTCCTGAAAATCTTATGGTCGGGACTTCAGATGTAAGTAGATTGTCGCTAACAATGCCAATGTAAGTTTTTTATGTGAAAACACCTCTCAAATCTTGAGAATGATTGTGATTTCAGGCACTCTTTGACTACATTGCGGCAGAACTTGCTAAGTTTGTTGCTAAAGAAGGTCAAGATTATCAACTCCCTCCTGGCAGGCAGAGAGAACTAGGTTTTACCTTCTCATTCCCTGTGCTGCAATCATCAATTAATTCGGGGACCCTTATTAAGTGGACGAAAGGCTTTTCTATAGATGATGCAGTTCAGTCCTCGTTACTTTGACTTCTTTAATATTCTGTATTATTTTTATTCTCCTTAGTTTAATTTTTTCTGTATTCTCCAATAAAATCTCTTGCGAAAAAAGTGAATATTCAGCACTTATAAAGTGTGGACATATTAGTGCCGGGGATTTATAATACATTTGTCCATCTACTACAGCTACTACTTTATTCCACCTTCCCCTGTTAAAAGAAAGTTGTTTCACTTGAGTCCTAGAATTCATAAGATAAAGAATTCCTTGAATCAGTAACTTGTGATTGTGGTTCAGTTTCTGTGATATAGTTGCCCTCATAATCCTGAAACATCAGAATTGTTAAAGTTAGCTTTTGTTTCTTAACGTTGTAGTCAGTGCCACTTCTCATTATCTTCAAGTGAGCTTCATCCTTTAAACAACACACAGCAGAAATACTCTAGTCCATTTCCCTGGCCAGCCATTTCATTCAACAGTGCAAAAATACTCTAGTAGATTATGTTCATTTGAAGCAATAAGCATATCTAGTATTTAAATTATCACGTGACATATTCTAAACTTGTGAAACCTGTTTTGCACTCATATTTCAACCTTCATGACTTTAACTCTTCATGCCGAATAGGTTGGGCAAGATGTAGTGGCTGAATTGAGTAAAGCCATTGAAAGAACAGGCCTCGATATGCGTGTATCTGCTCTGGTAAGTAAACTTGATGAGTTATTTTAAAAGGCCTTCATGTCGAGTCTATGAGTATATTTATTGGCTTTGCATTGGTACGACGTAAAAATGCTTGTTCAAATCAATTATAATTTAAAGTTCAGTGTTAATGGTCACCTTCTCACCAGGTTAATGACACGGTTGGGACATTAGCTGGAGGCAGGTATGTCAATCAggatgttgttgttgctgtgATTTTAGGTACTGGGACAAATGCAGCATATGTGGAACGTGCACATGCAATACCAAAATGGCATGGTCTGCTCCCTAAATCAGGAGAGATGGTTAGCAACTCCTTCACTGCTTCACAGCTTCACGGCCATTGACTTGTGTCAATTACCTAttcaatacttttttttttaaattattcttttcaaactTTTGTTAGCATTAGGATTGTAAAATTATGAAAAACAGTAGCAACTGAAAATTATAAAGTAAATCTTGAAGCTGCTGTCTGGACTGTAGGTTGTCAACATGGAGTGGGGTAACTTTAAGTCAGCTCACCTTCCATTGACAGAATATGATCACTCATTGGATACTGAAAGTTTGAACCGTGGTGATCAGGTGATTGTACTTATTTACTTcctcaatttgtttttttttttttttttttttttttttttttttttttttttttttggtgacaAACTCTAATACGCTTATTTTAATGCCATTGAAATTGATTCTTTTAGATTTTTGAGAAGATAATTTCTGGAATGTACTTGGGAGAAATTGTTCGCAGAGTTCTTTGTAGGATTGCTGAAGAAGCTTCCCTTTTTGGTGACACTGTTCCACCAAAGTTAAAAGTTCCTTTCATTTTGAGGTTATCCCTTAGGCCCACTATGTTTTTGTAGCTGTATATGTTGTTGTTTGGTGCATTTAGTATTACCTTCCTTGGATTTATTATAGCCTTTGGGATTCTGTTTTCGCTAAGTGGTTAAAATGTGAGCTTTGAATTATGCAGGACACCTGACATGTCTGCGATGCATCACGATGCATCCTCTGATCTTAGGGTGGTAcgagaaaaattgaagaatgtATTGGAGGTGTGTTTAATTTCACTTCAACTACTCGCATTATTAATATCAGAAGTGGCCTTCAAAAGACGTATAACGAGGTTGAATCTAGGGATGATGCTCTTATCTTCACGTGAATGACTTTTAAATGTTGTTGGCCATACTAATCGGATAAGTTTGTGTAGATATAAATTTTTGAAGTGTTCTAATTCTGTTTCAGATATCAAATACTTCTCTTAAAGTAAGAAAAGTTATTGTCGAGCTCTGCAATATAGTTGCTACACGTGGGGCCCGCCTTGCCGCTGCTGGAGTCTTGGGTGTACTGAAAAAGCTGGGAAGAGACGCGGTCAAGGATGGGGAAAACCAGAAGACAGTGGTAGCtttggatggtggattatacgAGCATTACACTGAATATAGCAAGTGCATGGAAAATACTCTACGAGAATTGCTCGGAGAGGAAGTTGCAGAAACTATCGTTATTGAACACTCTAATGATGGCTCTGGGATTGGAGCTGCCCTTCTCGCCGCCTCTCACTCACAATACCTAGGAATCGATGAATCCTGAATTTACCAGGATAGTAGTAGAGCTTTTTGCTGAAGAAAGTTTCAcacttttggtgttttaatcTTTCTCCGGGTTCGAACTAGAACAGCTCCCATTTTTTCTTCGTATAACCGTGCCTCTTCTCCTCTGCTCATTCACCTCTGGAATTCTTTTTTGGGGGAATTTTAGTTTGTGGCTTTGCAGAATGTGTGAGAGAGGTGGATTGATTGTATAAATGCAGGACCCGTAAGCGGCCATGCAATACTGCTTCGGCCTGCAAATTTCCATTTCTTTTTTACCTTGTGGTAATTCTTAAATTGTGTTGGTAATTCTTATTTCTTATGTTCAAAGtaataaaaatattgaaatgctACTTTTAATCATGACGTTATTGAATGCTATCTTAGCATCTTTTTAGCTCTTAACAAAAATTCACAtttcacatttaaaaaaaataaatatgaagaaaaagaaacatatAAAGCAACAtgttggatgaaaaaaaaaacctgaaaatCCAAGAATTAATTGTTATTACATTTGACATTAACAGTTGATAATAATGAATAGGTAATGAATCCTAAAGTATTTCTCTCTAACATTAAGAGTTGTTGGAGTTTTAAACTTCAACCTCGTTCGAAAAAAAGTCGGGAAAATGGCTCAACAAGATGAATGAATATGAATATACATTATACATTGGGTGTACATATCTAAATCTCACATATATGTTTTCTCTCATTCGTAATCACAACGTAGAAATCTACTAAAAGGAGGGATACACTTGTTGATGAACATTTCTGCACCACAAGTCACATAACATGTAAATAGAAAGTAAACCCTGCATTATTAAATCAGATATTTTACATTATTAATCAACAaacaaattaacagaaaaactgcaTTACTTAGTTAATATACAGACCTGCAGAGGTAgttttggtggtggatatggactTTTTGCAGTAACGTGTACACTTACGATATATTAATGCTACTGCTCCACCAGCAGGTTCTCCCGGATAAGAAGGCTTGTGGGCATTTAGATATACAATATTCTCTGCAGGCCTGTTCATATGGTCGTTGCAAATGCCCTTGCAATCTATCACACATTTATCTGGATCTTGGCGAGGGTAAGGAGTACTAGGGCTAGTGCTTGGGACAGGAAAGTTTTGATCAGGTGGGGTCGCGGGGTCGTCCAAATAAGGTGGAGGGGGTGGGTTTTGGAGGGCGGGGTCACATGCCGGAGGAGGGGGTGATTGTCGAAAAGGATCAACATTAGCGAGACGGAGGGGTTGGCTTCTGACAAGAAGGGTTCCCCCAGGAGGCTCAACATGTTTGGTCCTATCATGTTGCACGGGATTGTTTGCTATCTCTCGTGCTGCTTGATTATCACTGTATAATCTTTAGGCTTAAACCCTATCTCAGTAAGTAGAATTCGAAGCCACAAAAGCTCATAAATACCATGTGCCATTCCTTTGTACTCAACCTCTGCCGAAGACCTCGCCACCGCACTCTGCTTCTTACTCCTCCAGGTTACAAGGTTACCTGCTACAAAAGTAAAGTAGCCTAAAGTTGATGGCCATGTATCCTTTCACTTCCATATGTCCATGCTTTATGTACAGTAGTCCTTTCCTCGAAGTTCCCTTCAAGTTCAATATTCGCATTACCGTTGCCATGTGATCCTCGCTATGtgtatgcataaattgactcacCACACTTACTGCGCAagcaatatctggccttgtGAGTGACAAGTAAATCAACCAtcctactaacctttggtatctCTTCCTATTTGTTAGGACTTGATCTTGATAAATTGCAAGGTGATGATTATGAACAATACACATCCACTAACTTACACCCTAGCATACCAGTTTCATACAGAAGATCCAATATATATTTCCATTGTGACAAGTATATTCCTTCCTAAGACCTAGCAATGTCAACCCTAGGATGTATTTAAGTCCTCCAAggtctttcatctcaaacttgGGAGACAAGTATCTCTGCAATCGTTGAATTTCCATTGTATCATCACCTGTGACAATCATATCATCCATATATATAATGAGTAAGGTTACCTTGCCATCTTTGCGTTTGATAAACAAAGTATGATATGAGTTACCCTGTCGATACCCGTACTTTTTCATTACTTGGGTGAACTACCCAAACCATACTTTAGGTGACTGTTTGAGACCATACAATACCTTCTAAAGTCTACACACTTTCCCGCATGAGTTTGCAGCACTGTATCCTGGTGGAAAATTCATGTACACCTCTTCCTCTAAATCTCCATGTAGAAATGCattttttccatcaaactgtCGCAAAGGCCAATCAAGATTAGTAGCAAGAGACAATAAAACTCTGATGGTATTCATTTCGCAACGGGAGCAAATGTTTCTTGGTAGTCTACCCCAAAAGTCTGAGTAAACCCTTTGGCCACTAACCTTGCCTTGTACCCATCAATTGTTCCATCTGCCTTATGTTTGATAGTGAACACTCACTTGTACCCCCACTAACTTCTTCCCTTTAGGGAGCATAACCACACTCcatgtattatttttctgtaaTGTTTCCATCTCAACTTCCATTGCTTCTGTCCATTTCGGATCTTTCAAGGCTTCTTCCACTCTGGTATGTATTTTGATAGTCTCCATTTGTTGTACAAAGTGCACAGTGTTTCGGTGAGAGTTGATGAATGGATATGTAGTTTGTAATGGGGTACCGCACTTTTCCCTATAGAGTACCTGTCTAGTGGTTTTCCTCGATTCTGTCGAAGAGGTAACACATAAGATGTTTTAACAATATCTGAGTGAAAACTTACCCCAAAGATACCCGTTTGACATAGACGCGTACTTGAGGAGTATGAGAAGGGTTGACATGTTCTGTTTCAATAGAGCTACTCATCTGTCAACTTAATTCAGGATGCCCATCACTTAGGCCTACATCTGCAAATATGAAGTCAAGCCCACTTCGGCCTGTATTAATTATCCCAGACTGATATGGTTGCTGCTAACTGATCACGCCCATTTGGGCTGTCAATATTTGGACAATTGTATGACCCACTAGGGCTGTCTCTGTCTGGGCCATTTTTGGCACTGTCACGGTCTGGGCAATCACATGGATTACATGGCCCATTTGGGATGTCACTGTCTAGTCCATTTTGGGCTATATCTCTCGGTGCAGTAATGGCAGCAAGGCTGCTACTATCATCAGTTTGGTTAGGCCTGTCACCAGTTTGGGTAGGCAACCCGCCACTTGGGCTGGTATGACAGTCTGCAATGGAAATCTCCATTACACCAAACCCGTCATAATCATCAATTAAGGTTGTCTCTCATAAGGAGTATGGCTGGGAGGAAAAACATAATTCGTCTTCAGAGAATGTAATATCCATAGTGACATACATATGTCGAGTAAATGGATGATAACACCGATAACCCTTTTGTTGCAAACTAAATCCAATGAAAGCACATTGTTGAAGGCGACTCTATGCTGGTTATTGAGGCTATTCGTGGTGCCTATCATGCTCCCTGGAAACTGAGGACCATTCTTGCTAATATTTGACGGCTGGCGGGCTTCTTTGAGGATATTCGTTGGAAGCATGTCTTCAGGGAAGCCAATTTTCTAGCGGATGCTATCGCAATAGTAGGTTTCTCAGTTAATGGCTTCCATGTTTAGTATAAAACTATTCCGTTGACTGCTCGTCCAGCCTAACTATTTGATTGTACTCAAACAGGTTGCCCTAGGGGCTTTTCTCTTCAATATAGTTCTTTCCTTTtctagcaaaaaaaaataatccactTCTTTTCTAATAGCATCACATCTTACTGTAGATAATGCACTTAAAATCATGAGTGGATAAAAACACGGCATATGCCATTTAATGTTCACCTGCTGATCACTTCACATGCAGGACTCATCCAAATATGCCTCATGCAATTAATTTGAAAACAATGTTTATTAGTAAGAGTCCTGATATTGCATGAACATTCTCCACATAATCTCTCTCTGCTACCGTGCTGATTGCATTGAGTTGTAAGTCGCCAACTGTCCAATCCCTAATTATTCCATCATTATCCCAACCAGCTGTGCTATAGATAATACTAGTAAGAATGCATGTGCGGTGCTGCGGGTTTTCAAATTGTACAAAATACGAAGAAAGTTTTAAATGTATATATGATAAGCCATACTACTTATATACATATGGAAAATGTACTTAATGTACTTACAACACTATGTACAATAAGGAACAAAGAGTAGCATTGAACTTCCTTAATCTAATGGGCTTGTTTTCATTTTGCTTAGCATCGTTGTCTGAAATCAGGAGagaaataaagagaaaaaaaattgaaaattgtctatGAAGGAAACAAATTCAATCCAAATTATATATAATAGATGATCTATTACCTATAAGGAAGAAGACTTGGTAAAACCATTTTACCACATTAGGAAACGTCTGCTCATATGATTTGTAATTCACTGCAACAAATTTATTTCCATCACCAATGCCTCGAACTTGCAGgatctaaatttaaaaaaatatatatatagctatTCATGGACATTGATCACCAAAAATGAAATCATAGACCCTAAAACTTCCATTATGGCGAAAAATATAAACATTGCGAAACTGGAAATGAATACAATTCTGAAGAGAAACTAAGAAGAGGGATTACATTGAATGGAAACCACAAACACAAACCGAAACAATTCTTATAGGATAAGTCAGTCGAACTTACAACATAATGAGGAGTGTGCAATCTCGCTGCCAATTTGCTAAACCAAGATTACCAACACCAAATTAGAACATTTTAATCCTTCAAACTGTTcctaagaaagaaagaaaaaacctaAATTGAGTGAGGGGATCTATACCTCAAGACAATGGGAAAACAAAAAGGAAGACTGTTGATCAGTTAGTTTCAACATTGAATTTTCCTACAATGGTTACCACAATCT
Protein-coding sequences here:
- the LOC103449888 gene encoding hexokinase-1-like, coding for MGKKAVIIVTATAVCAAAAVLVVRHRMRSSGRWARASAIIKELEEKCGTPTGKLRQVADAMAVEMHAGLASEGGSKLKMIISYVDNLPTGNEKGLFYALDLGGTNFRVLRVQLGGKGRGIISQEFTEVSIPENLMVGTSDALFDYIAAELAKFVAKEGQDYQLPPGRQRELGFTFSFPVLQSSINSGTLIKWTKGFSIDDAVGQDVVAELSKAIERTGLDMRVSALVNDTVGTLAGGRYVNQDVVVAVILGTGTNAAYVERAHAIPKWHGLLPKSGEMVVNMEWGNFKSAHLPLTEYDHSLDTESLNRGDQIFEKIISGMYLGEIVRRVLCRIAEEASLFGDTVPPKLKVPFILRTPDMSAMHHDASSDLRVVREKLKNVLEISNTSLKVRKVIVELCNIVATRGARLAAAGVLGVLKKLGRDAVKDGENQKTVVALDGGLYEHYTEYSKCMENTLRELLGEEVAETIVIEHSNDGSGIGAALLAASHSQYLGIDES